In one Bacteroidales bacterium WCE2004 genomic region, the following are encoded:
- a CDS encoding Histidine kinase, producing MGKQNKNSVLTVAQIAVWAAVFLLPAAVNIFVSGNTNHAWGVMRGSFFMMCPCLVIYLINYWGLVPHFLFHDGRKKWFWIVNVVLLIVLNRHFLHPARIPQEVVDSIPIKMSEFWAFHVVNALSSALFHCVFIVAAVGIRYIVRMHKMEVQLEEEKRKTAEAELTWLKHQLNPHFLFNTLNNISSLTQIDPDKAQESIGELSDTLRYALYDTDTDKVPLAGEVTFMNNYIHLMQLRCNELTEVTTSWELPAEEVRIAPLLFISPIENAFKHGVNARMASFVHIRLHAEGKDLAFECENSTFEKAGEDHIGSGIGVENLKRRLELIYPGAYSYEQKEQDGTYSVRIVLKNIIG from the coding sequence ATGGGCAAGCAAAACAAAAACTCCGTCCTGACAGTGGCCCAGATAGCAGTCTGGGCTGCCGTCTTTCTGCTTCCTGCGGCCGTCAACATCTTCGTGTCCGGCAACACCAACCATGCCTGGGGCGTGATGCGCGGGTCCTTCTTCATGATGTGCCCCTGCCTGGTGATCTACCTGATCAACTACTGGGGGCTGGTGCCGCATTTCCTGTTCCATGACGGACGCAAGAAGTGGTTCTGGATCGTCAATGTCGTGCTCCTGATCGTGCTCAACCGGCATTTCCTGCATCCCGCCCGTATCCCGCAGGAAGTGGTGGACAGCATCCCCATCAAGATGTCCGAGTTCTGGGCCTTCCACGTGGTGAACGCCCTGTCCTCGGCGCTCTTCCACTGCGTCTTCATCGTGGCCGCCGTGGGCATCCGCTATATCGTGCGCATGCACAAGATGGAGGTCCAGCTCGAGGAGGAGAAGCGCAAGACGGCCGAGGCCGAGCTCACCTGGCTCAAACACCAGCTCAACCCGCATTTCCTCTTCAACACGCTCAACAACATCTCTTCCCTCACGCAGATCGACCCCGACAAGGCGCAGGAGAGCATCGGCGAACTCAGCGACACGCTCCGCTACGCCCTCTACGACACCGACACCGACAAGGTCCCGCTCGCGGGCGAGGTGACCTTCATGAACAATTATATCCACCTGATGCAGCTGCGCTGCAACGAGCTCACGGAGGTCACGACCTCCTGGGAGCTGCCCGCCGAGGAGGTGCGCATCGCGCCGCTGCTCTTCATCTCGCCGATCGAGAACGCCTTCAAGCACGGCGTCAACGCCCGGATGGCCTCGTTCGTGCACATCCGCCTGCACGCCGAGGGCAAGGACCTGGCGTTCGAATGCGAGAATTCCACCTTCGAGAAGGCCGGCGAGGACCATATCGGCTCGGGCATCGGCGTGGAGAACCTCAAGCGCCGGCTGGAGCTCATCTACCCGGGCGCCTATAGCTACGAACAGAAAGAGCAGGACGGCACCTATTCCGTCCGCATCGTCCTGAAAAACATCATCGGATGA
- a CDS encoding Outer membrane receptor proteins, mostly Fe transport, which yields MKRILTTLIIAVLAASTLHAQSTVVCGAVLDSLTRQGEPAAVVQFFKAPDMEKPVAFTTTDPDGKFCQRLTGAGEYVLLYSGIGRQERRVSFKLGEEESFSLGEILIVDDVQTLKSASVTAQRPLVKMEVDRMTYNVADDVDSKTTTVLEMLRKVPMVTVDGQDNITVNGSSSFQITVDGKPSQMFSGNPSQIFKMMPASSVKDIQVITNPGVRYDAEGVGGVLNLVTNREATGGQSMADGFYGSLRAMGSTRGGGGGLFLSQQKGKFSWSLNGNGMYMSMPGTTTDVTREMLGGPGGTTLNHNESAMTMPMGMGNFSASYEIDPQNLVSATAGLMVFGTTMDGFASTTMSGGIYGDGFSYDGTTFTKMSSNSITAGVDYQHLWSDVPGRSFILSYQFSGRPSTTLTENTFTAAALGGFDLTDRKTDGTQGSSDHTVQADFTTPLGATGTLSTGAKFISRLNSSFQQFYLWDGGDWMYNPAGSLDYKFSNRIGALYAEYKTTLGAFSLMGGVRYEYTWQDVKYAAGQGHDFSTSYGSLVPTASLQFNISQTQNIGLSYNMRISRPGISYLNPYVDISDPTARTYGNGDLDVERGHNLSLVYNVYSPKWIVNLTLRETLTANGIASYSFYDADHLLNTTYGNIVRTSVTGLNAFVNWNAGPMTRIFLNGGLNYTDLSSAVLDQHNRGLSYNAMLGFQQTLPADFRLSANVVAMGRNYSLQGWSTGMSMGMVGLTKTFFDDRLGISVNYTMPLTGCKGMEMRSYTSGKDFRSESVNVIPMQNLNVSISWSFGKQGSVRVKSARKTIQNDDVLNAESTTESLGSSLMGGGAGMGMGM from the coding sequence ATGAAACGCATCCTCACCACTTTGATTATCGCCGTGCTGGCCGCCTCGACCCTGCACGCCCAGAGCACCGTCGTCTGCGGCGCCGTCCTCGACTCCCTGACCCGCCAGGGCGAACCGGCTGCCGTCGTCCAGTTCTTCAAGGCTCCGGACATGGAGAAGCCCGTCGCATTCACGACGACCGACCCGGACGGCAAGTTCTGCCAGCGCCTGACCGGCGCGGGCGAATACGTGCTGCTGTACAGCGGCATCGGCCGCCAGGAGCGCCGCGTCTCCTTCAAGCTCGGCGAAGAAGAGAGCTTCAGCCTCGGCGAGATCCTCATCGTGGACGACGTCCAGACCCTCAAGAGCGCCTCGGTCACAGCACAGCGCCCGCTCGTAAAGATGGAAGTGGACCGCATGACCTATAATGTGGCGGACGACGTGGACTCCAAGACCACTACCGTGCTGGAAATGCTCCGCAAGGTCCCGATGGTCACCGTGGACGGCCAGGACAACATCACCGTCAACGGCTCCTCCAGCTTCCAGATCACCGTGGACGGCAAGCCGAGCCAGATGTTCTCCGGCAACCCGTCCCAGATCTTCAAGATGATGCCCGCCAGCTCCGTCAAGGACATCCAGGTCATCACCAACCCGGGCGTCCGCTACGACGCCGAAGGCGTGGGCGGCGTCCTCAACCTCGTGACCAACCGCGAGGCCACGGGCGGCCAGAGCATGGCGGACGGCTTCTACGGCTCGCTCCGCGCGATGGGCAGCACCCGCGGCGGTGGCGGCGGCCTCTTCCTGAGCCAGCAGAAGGGCAAATTCTCCTGGAGCCTCAACGGCAACGGCATGTACATGAGCATGCCCGGCACCACGACCGACGTCACCCGCGAGATGCTCGGCGGCCCGGGCGGCACGACCCTCAACCACAACGAGTCCGCGATGACCATGCCGATGGGAATGGGCAACTTCAGCGCCAGCTACGAGATCGACCCGCAGAACCTCGTGTCCGCGACCGCCGGCCTGATGGTCTTCGGCACCACGATGGACGGCTTCGCCTCCACCACGATGAGCGGCGGCATCTACGGCGACGGCTTCTCCTACGACGGCACCACCTTCACGAAGATGAGCTCCAACTCCATCACCGCCGGCGTCGACTACCAGCACCTCTGGAGCGACGTCCCGGGCCGCAGCTTCATCCTTTCCTATCAGTTCTCCGGCCGCCCGTCCACGACCCTGACCGAGAACACCTTCACCGCCGCCGCGCTGGGCGGGTTCGACCTGACCGACCGCAAGACCGACGGCACCCAGGGCTCCTCCGACCACACGGTCCAGGCCGACTTCACGACCCCGCTCGGCGCCACCGGCACCCTGAGCACCGGCGCCAAGTTCATCAGCCGCCTGAACAGCTCCTTCCAGCAGTTCTATCTCTGGGACGGCGGTGACTGGATGTACAACCCCGCCGGCAGCCTGGACTACAAGTTCAGCAACCGCATCGGCGCCCTCTATGCCGAGTACAAGACCACGCTCGGCGCCTTCAGCCTGATGGGCGGTGTCCGCTACGAGTACACCTGGCAGGACGTCAAATACGCCGCCGGACAGGGCCACGACTTCAGCACCAGCTACGGCAGCCTCGTGCCCACGGCCAGCCTCCAGTTCAACATCAGCCAGACCCAGAACATCGGCCTGTCCTACAACATGCGCATCAGCCGCCCGGGCATCAGCTACCTCAACCCCTACGTGGACATCTCCGACCCGACCGCCCGCACCTACGGCAACGGCGACCTCGACGTCGAGCGCGGCCACAACCTCAGCCTCGTCTACAATGTCTACAGCCCCAAGTGGATCGTGAACCTCACCCTGCGCGAGACCCTGACCGCCAACGGCATCGCCTCCTACAGCTTCTATGACGCCGACCACCTGCTCAACACGACCTATGGCAACATCGTCCGCACCAGCGTCACCGGCCTCAACGCCTTCGTCAACTGGAACGCCGGCCCGATGACCCGCATCTTCCTCAACGGCGGCCTCAACTACACCGACCTGTCGAGCGCCGTGCTGGACCAGCACAACAGAGGCCTGAGCTACAACGCGATGCTGGGCTTCCAGCAGACCCTCCCCGCGGACTTCCGCCTGAGCGCCAACGTGGTCGCGATGGGCCGCAACTACTCCCTCCAGGGCTGGAGCACCGGCATGAGCATGGGCATGGTCGGGCTGACCAAGACCTTCTTCGACGACCGCCTGGGCATCAGCGTCAACTACACCATGCCGCTGACCGGCTGCAAGGGCATGGAGATGCGCAGCTACACCTCCGGCAAGGACTTCCGCTCCGAGAGCGTCAACGTGATCCCGATGCAGAACCTCAACGTCAGCATCAGCTGGAGCTTCGGCAAGCAGGGTTCCGTCCGGGTCAAGAGCGCCCGCAAGACCATCCAGAACGACGACGTGCTCAACGCCGAGAGCACGACCGAGAGCCTGGGCAGCAGCCTGATGGGCGGCGGCGCCGGAATGGGTATGGGGATGTAA
- a CDS encoding Thiol-disulfide isomerase or thioredoxin, protein MRKTILTLAAGLLLAACAEKAPERGALIEGNVLGFEQNDKYLAILFESSGTSEMEIQNDTLRDGHFSFRLDSLGGDHYSITLVDISDGRFNFLNNGPTLYLEPGTAVRVRGEGKHFECARINNPSREQKLRERFLRMVSEKDRNLRQDADARYDELRNEIRTGKDLTKAQKDSLRALADQADATSSELADKISQQELKALETVEIGRYALDRLHSLALDVSLGKEQNKEAVRRIYERLSDEQKASWRGQEILGYLRSFEKVDIGSPVPDYEFVDLDGKARRLSELQGKWLLLDFWQFGCGPCFKSVPELGEVSREFEDRVTVVSINLDEDATWRKATERHGIFWNNWHDPVGNAGIFRAYGTQAIPTFVLVSPDGVIKSIHVGYRVGNLREMVQPAQ, encoded by the coding sequence ATGCGAAAAACTATCTTGACGCTGGCGGCCGGACTTCTGCTGGCCGCGTGTGCGGAAAAGGCGCCGGAGCGGGGTGCCCTGATCGAGGGGAACGTCCTCGGTTTTGAACAGAATGACAAGTATTTGGCGATCCTGTTTGAATCCAGCGGGACCTCCGAGATGGAAATCCAGAATGATACCTTGCGGGACGGTCATTTCTCCTTCCGGCTGGATTCACTGGGTGGGGACCATTACAGTATCACGCTGGTCGACATTTCGGATGGCCGTTTCAATTTTCTCAATAACGGACCGACGCTCTATCTCGAGCCGGGAACCGCCGTCCGCGTCCGGGGTGAAGGAAAGCATTTCGAGTGCGCCCGGATCAACAATCCTTCCCGGGAGCAGAAGCTGCGGGAGCGCTTCCTGCGGATGGTTTCTGAGAAAGACCGGAATCTGCGGCAGGATGCGGATGCCCGTTATGACGAGCTCCGGAATGAAATCCGGACGGGGAAAGACTTGACGAAGGCGCAGAAGGACTCGCTGCGTGCGTTGGCGGATCAGGCCGATGCGACCAGCTCGGAGTTGGCTGACAAGATCTCGCAGCAGGAGCTGAAAGCGCTCGAAACGGTGGAGATCGGCCGATATGCCCTCGATCGTCTCCATAGTCTGGCGTTGGACGTCTCGCTGGGAAAAGAACAGAATAAGGAGGCCGTCCGGCGCATCTATGAGCGTCTTTCGGACGAGCAGAAAGCTTCTTGGAGAGGGCAGGAAATCCTCGGGTACCTCCGTTCCTTCGAAAAGGTGGACATCGGATCTCCCGTCCCGGATTACGAATTCGTCGACCTGGACGGAAAGGCCCGGCGCCTCTCCGAACTCCAGGGAAAATGGCTCCTGCTGGATTTCTGGCAGTTCGGCTGCGGCCCCTGCTTCAAGTCTGTCCCCGAGCTCGGCGAAGTGAGCCGGGAATTCGAGGACCGGGTGACCGTCGTCAGCATCAACCTGGATGAGGATGCGACCTGGCGCAAGGCGACGGAGCGGCACGGCATCTTCTGGAACAACTGGCATGATCCGGTCGGCAACGCCGGCATCTTCCGCGCTTATGGCACCCAGGCGATCCCCACGTTTGTCCTGGTCTCTCCCGACGGCGTCATCAAATCCATCCACGTCGGCTATCGTGTCGGCAACCTGCGCGAAATGGTCCAGCCCGCCCAGTGA
- a CDS encoding DNA ligase (NAD+): MDEKTAKIRIDELRETLRENSRRYYVDNAPTMSDYDFDQLMHELERLEAEFPQFDAPDSPTHRVGSDLDAPMGANAESGARQGFVQRAHRYPMLSLGNTYSIGEIEEFAARADKALDGIPFTYSCELKFDGTAICLTYRDGKLVQALTRGDGVQGDDVTDNVRRIASIPQQLKGDYPKEFEIRGEILMPYAAFDALNREREAQEEAPFANPRNAASGSLKLTDPEEVAHRGLICTLYHIPAESIQFDSHSQALDAAASWGLPVSTDRRLCADIAQIKEYIDHWDTARKFLPYATDGIVVKINELACQRMLGYTAKSPRWAVAYKFKAEEACTELLSIDYQVGRTGAVTPVANLAPVQLSGTVVKRATLNNADQMALLDIRMGDWVYVEKGGEIIPKITGIDPAHRPADAARPVFPDKCPDCGTPLVKAEAEARWFCPNQDGCPMQIKGRLLHFVSRKAMDILAGEMTVDQFYETGLARTPADLYDLGRYQLIGLEGWQERAAERFLESLEASKQVPFERVLYALGIRYVGETTAKVLARHFGDIDALAAATLDQLREVADVGEITARAIVAYFENPAHREQIARLRAAGLRFDGAGQDAALSDVLAGKTIVISGNFSISRERMKDLIVAHGGKAGSSVSGATAFLLAGTKPGPEKLRKCEKLGIPVVSEEAFRAMLPDLPEAGAPAPESAQPSGANIEEPTLF; encoded by the coding sequence ATGGACGAGAAAACAGCCAAAATCAGGATCGACGAACTCCGGGAGACCCTCCGGGAGAACAGCCGGCGCTATTATGTCGACAATGCGCCGACGATGTCGGACTATGACTTCGACCAGCTGATGCACGAGCTGGAGCGGCTGGAGGCCGAATTCCCCCAGTTCGACGCGCCCGACTCCCCCACCCACCGCGTCGGCTCCGACCTCGACGCCCCGATGGGCGCCAACGCGGAGAGCGGCGCGCGCCAGGGCTTCGTCCAGCGCGCCCACCGCTACCCGATGCTCTCGCTGGGCAACACCTACTCCATCGGCGAGATCGAAGAATTCGCCGCGCGGGCCGACAAGGCCCTGGACGGCATCCCCTTCACCTACAGCTGCGAACTCAAGTTCGACGGCACCGCCATCTGCCTGACCTACCGCGACGGCAAGCTGGTCCAGGCCCTCACCCGCGGCGACGGCGTGCAGGGAGACGACGTCACGGACAATGTCCGCCGCATCGCCAGCATTCCGCAGCAGCTGAAAGGCGATTATCCGAAGGAATTCGAGATCCGCGGCGAGATCCTGATGCCCTACGCCGCCTTCGACGCCCTCAACCGCGAGCGCGAGGCGCAGGAAGAGGCACCGTTCGCCAACCCGCGCAACGCCGCCTCCGGCTCACTCAAGCTCACCGACCCCGAAGAAGTGGCGCACCGCGGCCTGATCTGCACCCTCTATCACATCCCCGCCGAGTCCATCCAGTTCGACTCCCACAGCCAGGCGCTCGACGCCGCGGCCAGCTGGGGCCTGCCCGTCTCGACGGACCGGCGCCTCTGCGCCGACATCGCGCAGATCAAGGAATACATCGACCACTGGGACACCGCCCGCAAGTTCCTTCCCTACGCCACGGACGGCATCGTGGTCAAGATCAACGAACTCGCCTGCCAGCGCATGCTCGGCTACACGGCCAAGTCGCCGCGCTGGGCGGTCGCCTATAAATTCAAGGCCGAAGAGGCCTGCACGGAGCTGCTCAGCATCGACTATCAGGTCGGCCGCACCGGCGCCGTGACCCCCGTCGCCAACCTCGCGCCGGTGCAGCTCAGCGGCACCGTCGTCAAGCGCGCCACCCTCAACAACGCCGACCAGATGGCCCTGCTGGACATCCGCATGGGCGACTGGGTGTACGTGGAGAAGGGCGGCGAGATCATTCCCAAGATCACGGGCATCGACCCGGCGCACCGCCCCGCGGACGCCGCGCGGCCCGTTTTCCCGGACAAATGTCCGGACTGCGGCACGCCGCTCGTCAAGGCCGAGGCGGAGGCCAGATGGTTCTGCCCCAACCAGGACGGCTGCCCGATGCAGATCAAGGGCCGACTGCTGCACTTCGTCAGCCGCAAGGCCATGGACATCCTGGCCGGCGAGATGACGGTCGACCAGTTCTACGAGACCGGCCTCGCCCGCACGCCGGCCGACCTCTACGACCTCGGCCGCTACCAGCTGATCGGCCTGGAGGGCTGGCAGGAACGCGCCGCGGAGCGCTTCCTGGAGAGCCTGGAGGCCTCGAAGCAGGTCCCCTTCGAGCGCGTCCTCTACGCGCTGGGCATCCGCTACGTCGGCGAGACCACGGCCAAGGTCCTCGCCCGCCATTTCGGCGACATCGACGCCCTCGCCGCCGCCACGCTGGACCAGCTCCGCGAAGTGGCCGACGTGGGCGAGATTACCGCCCGCGCCATCGTCGCCTACTTCGAGAATCCCGCGCACCGCGAGCAGATCGCGCGGCTGCGCGCCGCCGGCCTCCGCTTCGACGGGGCCGGGCAGGACGCCGCCCTGTCCGACGTCCTCGCCGGCAAGACCATCGTCATCTCCGGCAATTTCAGCATCAGCCGCGAGCGGATGAAAGACCTCATCGTGGCCCACGGCGGCAAGGCCGGCTCCTCCGTGAGCGGCGCCACCGCCTTCCTGCTCGCCGGCACCAAGCCCGGCCCGGAGAAGCTCCGCAAATGCGAGAAGCTCGGCATCCCGGTCGTCAGCGAGGAGGCGTTCCGCGCGATGCTGCCCGACCTGCCGGAAGCCGGCGCGCCGGCGCCGGAAAGCGCCCAGCCGTCCGGCGCGAATATTGAAGAACCTACTCTATTCTGA
- a CDS encoding membrane protein, which produces MKIASKLKDLFSDRIWTLEPGKDDRVYAWLVRTWKIIRITFKTFTENRMGFQCVSLSYFITLALVPFLAFAFAITGGLGLDDKITQVLGMILPTHPEIVDMLAEKADNILASAQGGGLGLVSALMFLWAVLWMMFQVERVFNNVWGILKIPRKLYKRFGFYFLVLFLAPFIVIIFGSGIVYATNMTDLFGLDMKEVRGLFKFIGYVVFYFILVGTMSVMYKYIPATYVNYRYAFWAALIAGLIFMLFQYLYLHTQMFMGRLSQAYGLLAAVPLFLIWLNFSWQIIIYGAQLTYSFQNVDKYKVSAWDNESR; this is translated from the coding sequence ATGAAGATAGCCAGCAAATTAAAGGACCTTTTCAGCGACCGGATCTGGACCCTGGAGCCCGGCAAGGACGACCGCGTATACGCCTGGCTCGTCCGGACCTGGAAGATCATCCGCATCACCTTCAAGACCTTCACGGAGAACCGGATGGGCTTCCAGTGCGTGTCCCTGAGCTACTTCATCACCCTGGCCCTCGTCCCCTTCCTGGCCTTCGCCTTCGCCATCACCGGCGGCCTGGGCCTGGACGACAAGATCACCCAGGTGCTGGGCATGATCCTGCCCACGCACCCCGAGATCGTGGACATGCTCGCCGAGAAGGCAGACAACATCCTCGCCTCGGCGCAGGGCGGCGGCCTCGGCCTCGTGTCCGCCCTGATGTTCCTCTGGGCCGTCCTGTGGATGATGTTCCAGGTCGAGCGCGTCTTCAACAACGTCTGGGGCATCCTCAAGATTCCCCGCAAGCTCTACAAGCGCTTCGGCTTCTATTTCCTGGTGCTCTTCCTCGCCCCGTTCATCGTCATCATCTTCGGTTCCGGCATCGTCTACGCCACCAACATGACCGACCTGTTCGGCCTGGACATGAAGGAAGTGCGCGGCCTGTTCAAGTTCATCGGCTACGTGGTCTTCTACTTCATCCTCGTGGGCACGATGTCCGTGATGTACAAATACATCCCCGCCACCTACGTCAACTACAGATACGCCTTCTGGGCAGCCCTGATCGCAGGTCTGATCTTCATGCTGTTCCAGTATCTCTACCTCCATACGCAGATGTTCATGGGCCGGCTCAGCCAGGCCTATGGCCTCCTCGCCGCCGTGCCGCTCTTCCTGATCTGGCTGAACTTCAGCTGGCAGATCATCATCTACGGCGCGCAGCTCACCTACAGTTTCCAGAATGTCGACAAGTATAAAGTCTCCGCGTGGGACAACGAAAGCAGATAA
- a CDS encoding GTP pyrophosphokinase, with the protein MSFSQFTPDDYRCIEQAFASLLQVATKRCKDADEVETVRKAFEFANQAHKNVRRRSGEPYMLHPIAVARIVVTEIGLGCKSICAALLHDVVEDTSYTVEDIRNLFGDKIATLVDGLTKIKTVLDNEDRKGEAASTESLQAENFKRILLTLNDDVRVVLIKLADRLHNCRTIEYMPEHKRDKILSETMFIFIPLAHRLGLYSVKSEMENIWLRYKEPEDFKAITERIKGNIAQRDKDIDTFIAPIEEALRQAGYRFEIRKRIKTPYSIWYKMRTKRVPFEQIYDLYAVRIIFEPKEINNVQAERGQAYLIFSTITHLYRENLSRRRDWISQPKTNGYEALHCTLMSHAGFWVEVQIRSKRMDDIAEKGIAAHWAYKNDGYISENDSEMDKWLAEVQEILMSSDVSALELLDIIHKDLLSSEVVVFTPKGEQKALHSGATALDFAYLIHTAIGNKAIAAKVNMKLVPLSHTLKAGDQVEIITAENARPKIEWVSFLQTRYARNRVIEYFRGDFDAIAKEGERIFEERIRLMGLQSTRELVRKFLDYSQLRDEDELWFRIGLGLLGPEDFKAIIDEKDLTGGERRRSPRREDTTRPIQYKIAECCHPIPGDPVIGFSMNDNLVIVHKKSCPVAESLASKYGNRMVVPQWGAVQQEYPIRISLKGIDRLGLLNDISSFISRTLGINMRKLQLSTEDGLFEGFIELLVRDKKNLERMVEGLSRIDGIQDVIRTDI; encoded by the coding sequence ATGAGTTTCTCCCAGTTCACACCCGATGATTACCGCTGCATAGAGCAGGCGTTCGCATCCCTGCTGCAGGTCGCCACCAAGCGCTGCAAGGACGCAGACGAAGTGGAAACCGTCCGCAAGGCCTTCGAGTTCGCCAACCAGGCCCACAAGAACGTCCGCCGGCGCTCGGGCGAGCCTTACATGCTGCACCCGATCGCCGTCGCCCGCATCGTCGTCACGGAGATCGGCCTGGGCTGCAAGTCCATCTGCGCCGCCCTCCTGCACGACGTCGTGGAGGACACCTCCTACACGGTCGAGGACATCCGCAACCTCTTCGGCGACAAGATCGCCACCCTCGTGGACGGCCTGACCAAGATCAAGACCGTGCTGGACAACGAAGACCGCAAGGGCGAGGCGGCCAGCACCGAGAGCCTCCAGGCGGAGAACTTCAAGCGCATCCTGCTCACCCTCAACGACGACGTGCGCGTCGTGCTGATCAAGCTCGCGGACCGGCTCCACAACTGCCGCACCATCGAGTACATGCCCGAGCACAAGCGCGACAAGATCCTCTCCGAGACGATGTTCATCTTCATCCCGCTGGCCCACCGCCTCGGCCTCTACAGCGTCAAGTCGGAGATGGAGAACATCTGGCTCCGCTACAAGGAGCCGGAGGACTTCAAGGCCATCACCGAGCGCATCAAGGGCAACATCGCCCAGCGCGACAAGGACATCGACACCTTCATCGCACCGATCGAGGAGGCGCTCAGGCAGGCGGGCTACCGCTTCGAGATCCGCAAGCGCATCAAGACCCCCTACTCCATCTGGTACAAGATGCGCACGAAGCGCGTCCCCTTCGAACAGATCTACGACCTCTACGCCGTCCGCATCATCTTCGAGCCGAAGGAGATCAACAATGTCCAGGCCGAACGCGGACAGGCCTACCTGATCTTCTCCACCATCACGCACCTCTACCGCGAGAACCTCAGCCGCCGCCGCGACTGGATCTCCCAGCCCAAGACCAACGGCTACGAAGCCCTGCACTGTACCCTGATGAGCCACGCCGGCTTCTGGGTGGAGGTGCAGATCCGCTCCAAGCGCATGGACGACATCGCGGAGAAGGGCATCGCCGCCCACTGGGCCTACAAGAACGACGGCTACATCTCCGAGAACGACTCCGAGATGGACAAATGGCTCGCCGAGGTCCAGGAAATCCTGATGAGCAGCGACGTCAGCGCCCTCGAGCTGCTGGACATCATCCACAAGGACCTGCTCAGCAGCGAGGTGGTCGTCTTCACGCCCAAGGGCGAACAGAAGGCGCTCCACAGCGGCGCCACGGCCCTCGACTTCGCCTACCTGATCCACACGGCCATCGGCAACAAGGCCATCGCCGCCAAGGTCAACATGAAGCTCGTCCCGCTGTCGCACACCCTCAAGGCCGGCGACCAGGTCGAGATCATCACGGCGGAGAACGCCCGGCCCAAGATCGAATGGGTCTCCTTCCTGCAGACGCGCTATGCGCGCAACCGCGTGATCGAGTATTTCCGCGGCGACTTCGACGCGATCGCCAAGGAGGGCGAGCGCATCTTCGAGGAGCGCATCCGCCTGATGGGCCTGCAGAGCACCCGCGAGCTGGTGCGCAAGTTCCTCGACTACAGCCAGCTCCGCGACGAGGACGAGCTGTGGTTCCGCATCGGGCTGGGACTGCTCGGCCCGGAGGACTTCAAGGCCATCATCGACGAGAAGGACCTCACCGGCGGCGAGCGGCGCCGTTCCCCCCGGCGCGAGGACACCACCCGCCCGATCCAGTACAAGATCGCCGAGTGCTGCCACCCGATCCCGGGCGACCCGGTGATCGGCTTCTCGATGAACGACAACCTCGTCATCGTCCACAAGAAATCCTGCCCCGTGGCGGAGAGCCTCGCCAGCAAATACGGCAACCGGATGGTCGTCCCGCAGTGGGGCGCCGTCCAGCAGGAATATCCGATCCGGATCTCGCTCAAGGGCATCGACCGGCTCGGCCTGCTCAACGATATCTCCAGCTTCATTTCCCGGACCCTCGGGATCAACATGCGCAAGCTGCAGCTCTCCACGGAGGACGGCCTGTTCGAGGGATTCATCGAGCTGCTCGTCCGCGACAAGAAGAACCTCGAGCGGATGGTCGAAGGCCTGTCCCGCATCGACGGCATCCAGGACGTAATCCGTACAGACATCTGA